The nucleotide window TCGGCGTTTTCATGCACAAACTGTGGCGTGCCCAACTTGTGGACCCAAAGTGTATCTCACCAAAAATAATGGTGAACTAATCCAAACCATTGACCCCATTCGTGAGGCAGGCAGTTTGCTTTCGGAAGACAAAATTTTAGCAGTAAAAGGGTACGGAGGCTTTCACATTGCATCATCCACGGTACTTGAGGAGCCGCTTTTGCGTCTTCGAGCAGCGAAGCATCGGCGCGAGAAACCGTTTGCAGTTATGGCAAGGAGCTTGGAGGCGGCACTGCGGTTTGCCGAAGCTGGCTCGAAGGAGCAGAACCTGTTGCAGTCGCCTGAGCGCCCAATTGTTTTACTCAACAAATCCACTGGATACAACTTGTCAGGGCTGGTGGCTCCACACCTGCACAACATCGGCGTCATGCTGCCCTACACTGGCTTGCATTACATGCTCTTTGACCACGTAGCGGATGAGGCATTTGTGATGACCAGCGCAAACCCGCCCAACCAACCTATCGTAAAAGATAATGAGGAAGCCCTCAAAATCCTCGGTGGCACAGTGGATTATTTTTTGTTTCACAATCGTCAAATCGCGCACCGATGCGACGACTCCGTCATGTGCGCACATGGCACACGTCAGGTTTTTCTGCGTCGAAGCCGCGGATACGCACCCGCACCCATACGACTAAAGCGGAAGGCGCTTCGTTGTGTTGAGGGTTTAGGTGGGGAACTAAACAATACCAGTTGCATCCTGTATGAGGATAAAGCTTTCATCAGCCAGCACATTGGAGATGTGGAGAATGTGGAAACCCGCCAGTTCCTAAAAGAAGCCACGCAGCATCTGACCCAGCTAACCAACACCACACCCACAGCAGTTGCCTGCGATTTGCACCCCAAATTCATCACAACCCAAACCGCCAAAGAAATCGCAGAAACCCAAAGCATCCCGCTAATTCAGGTTCAGCATCACCACGCACACGCCGCTGCCCTACTGGCAGAACACGATTTAGATGAGGTTGTGAGTGTGGTTTGTGACGGTTACGGGTATGGCTCGGATGGGGGGGCTTGGGGCGGCGAAGTCCTGTTTTGCACTTTAGGTTCGCGTGAGTTTGAGCGTGTGGGGAATTTGGAGGCTCAGCCTTTGTTGGGCGGGGACTTGGCAAGCCGTTATCCTGTGCGTGTCGCGGCGGGTGTGCTTTCAAAAATTCCAGAAGTTAACCTTGACTCTTGGCTTAGCCAAAACAGCCAGCACCTACCACACGGCAAAACAGAAGCCCAACTCATCTTAAACCAACTCAAAAATGGCGCAGAAACTGTGCAGACTACCAGTTGCGGACGAATTCTGGATGCTGTTGCGGCTTTGCTCGGCGTTTGTTATGCTCGGAGTTATGAGGGGGAGCCTGCGATGAAGCTGGAATCAGTTGCGTTGGGGGGAAAAGACGTTTTGAAGTTGAAATCTGTCTTTAGGGATGGGGTTTTGGAAACAACGCCTTTGATGCGCACGATTTTTGAAGGGATGGGCAGGTTTTCTGTAGCTGACTTGGCATATTCCACCCATGCTTACATTGCGCAGGGGTTGGGAATGCTTGCAGTAGAGCAAGCTCAAGAGAAAGGTGTTAAGGTTGTGGGTTTCTCGGGTGGTGCCGCCTGCAATCAGCTGCTCGCGGAAATGATGAGGGCAACTGTGGAGTCTGCGGGGTTGGCTTTTGTGGTGCATGAGGCGGTTCCTGCGGGGGATGGCGGGGTCGCGTTTGGGCAGGCAGTTGTTGCTGGATTTTCTATCTTTTAGACCGTCTTGTTTTTATCGGCGTTTATGCCGTTGTTTATGGTGATTGCTTATGTGTTTAGCTATTCCCGCTCACATAATGAGCGTTGATGGAAGCAAAGCAAAAGTGGATTTTGGACAGGGCGTTTTGCGAGAAGTCAACCTATCCCTTGTTGATGCGAAAGTTGGTGATTACGTGCTTGTTCATGCTGGCTATGCGATTCAGGTGCTTGAGGAGCAGGAAGCTCTTGAGACCCTAAAGCTTTGGAGAGACCTTTTAGAATCTACTGGAGAAGCACCACAACAATAATTGGGGATGCGGCATGGCTGAGAACCTACGCTTCCGGGACCCGCAGCTTGCACAAACCATAGCCCAAAAAATCAAAGCACTCGCACCGAAAACAAAAACTCCTAAACTTAAAATTTGCCACGTCTGCGGAACCCACGAATGGACCATAACCCACTTCGGACTACGCAGCCTACTCCCCGCAAACATTGAAGTTATTGCTGGACCAGGATGCCCGGTCTGCATAGTGCCTGCCGCAGAAATTGACGAAGCCGTCCAACTTGCACAGCAAGGCAAAGTCATCACCTGCTTCGGGGACGTGTTACGCGTGCCAGGAAGCCAAATGTCACTTTTGGAAGCTAAAGCGCAGGGCGCGGACGTGCGTATCGTGTATGCGGTTTCTGACGCTATTGAAATGGCGCGGCGTGAACCTGACAAAGAGTTTGTTTTTTCTGCGGTCGGTTTTGAAACCACAGCTCCTGCCACAGCAGTTGAAGCTCTTGGCGGTTTGCCTCACAATTTCAGTTTTCTGGTGTCACATCGCCTTATTCCGCCTGCGATGGAGCTGCTTTTGGGTGTGGAGGGTTTAGAAATCGGCGGATTTATTGCCCCTGGGCATGTTAGCGCAATCATTGGGCTTGCTCCGTATGAGCGGTTCCCTAAGGAGTATGGTATGCCTACGGTGGTTGCAGGGTTTGAGCCGCTGGATGTTTTGATGGCGGTTTACATGATAACCAAACAGCATGTAGAGGGCAAGCCTAAACTGGAAAATGAGTACCCGCGTGTGGTAAAGCCCGAAGGCAATCCCAAGGCTTTAGCGTTGATGGAAAAGGCGTTTAAGGTGACTGCAGGAAACTGGCGCGGCATCGGCAGACTGGAAAATTCCGCCTATCAACTGCGCGAGTTTCTAAAGGAGTTTGATGCTCGAGAAAAATTTAACATTCACATAGAACAGGGCAAAGACAGCCAAACAGGATGCCAATGCCACCGCGTAATCATCGGAAAAATACAGCCCAACCAATGCCCCCTATTTCTCAAATCATGCACTCCAGCAAACCCCGTTGGAGCCTGCATGGTTAGCAGCGAGGGAACCTGCCGTGTCTGGGCAAAAAATGCTGCTACCCAGAGTTAGCAGATTCTTGGGATGGGGTCGCCGACTGGTCGCGCTATGATTCTTTTGCCGCCCACCTGCGTTTGCATTGCTACGCCACGGAATTCCTTGGTTGCTTCTCCTATTATTTGGGCGTCTTTGCCTTCTGGAGTGCTTTTTAGGAACTCAAGGGCTTCTTGGGCTTTTTCGGGGACGACGCCAATTATCATTTTTCCCTCATTGCCCACTTCCATGGGGTCAAGCCCCAGCATTTCGCAGGCTGTTTGCACGTCCTCTCGGATGGGGATTTTGTCTTCCTGAACAAGTATGCCAATTTTGGATTTTTCTGCCCACTCATTGAGTGCGTCAGCTAAGCCGCCCCGTGTTGCATCTTTTATGCTGACAACCCCGCCGACTTCACCAAGCAAACGTTGAACCATTTTGTTGAGTGGTTTTACATCAGATTTTATTTCGCTGCCAAAGGATAAGCCTTGCTGAGCAGAAAGCACGGCTAAGCCGTGGTCGCCGATGGTGCCTAAAATTATGATTTTGTCGCCTTCTGCAAGGTTGCTGTCTATTGTCCAGCGTGAGGTTAGGTTGCGATATTTTTTGACGGTTTGCATGTTGCTCTCAAGAGCGGGGGTTCGTCTGCCGATTCCTGAAAGGTTCATAACCAGCCCGCCTAAACTGCCCTTTTCAACAACCTTGGTATCGCCAGTTACTATGCTTACGCCCGCCTCAATACAGGTTTGCCGCATGCTCTCCAAAATCTTCTCCAAATCCACAAGAGATAAGCCTTCTTCCAGCACAAATCCACACGCGAGTGCGTAAGGCTGCGCGCCCATACAGGAAATATCATTAACTGTGCCTGAAATTGCCAAACGCCCGATATCACCGCCGGGGAAAAATATGGGTTTAACCGCGTGGGAGTCACTTTTCAAAACAATATCTCCGACGACTGCGGCGTCATCCATGGCTTCAAGAGGCACTTCTGCATCATTGTCTAAGCCGCCAAACGCCTTCACAACATAGTTTTTAACCAAATCATGCATGACTGTGCCGCCTGCGCCATGCAACATGGTTATTTTATCAGATTTGCTCATGTTTTGCGCCTTCTTGATAAGAACCTGCTTGGAATAAAATAAACACATCGCAAAATATCTGCACATCTGCTACCCAAAAACTTGGGTGCAAGAGTTTCCTGTGATTTCATGGTTGCTGCATTAGTGGTGTTTGGCGCCCGCGCATTTTTTCTGTTTAAAGCTGATGTTTTTTCTATTTAGTTCCCTATTGGCGTCTATTTGGAGCCTATTAGAAATACAATGCAGAAACCATAGAGGGAGGCGGTCCCTACTGCCCTGTTTGGGGCTTAAATTGACTGTTTTACGTGCGCGCGGGCTTTCATTAGGCGTGTCTGATTAATTTTAAATTTGAATGTTTGTATCCGTCTATAATTCTTTGCTCAATTATTAGATAATACAAAATTGTGCTTTTGTGTGGGTTTTTTGCTTTTGTTTTGAGTTTTATATGGGACTTTTTCTTCTTTTGTTTGTCTCATTCTAGTCAACACCTTTATTTGCCTGTTTGTCGCTATGGATAGTTCCCCATAAAGTGTAACTCTACCCAAAGAAATTTGGGGCGGGTTGGGAAATTGCATAGGACGCCAACCGCAAAGCCGACAGGAACCATGCCAACAAACATAAGCAACTTTCAACGATACACTTATATTAGCGAAACTCGCTTCTAATGCAATTCAGCAATTATGGGTTACCATAACAATTGCAACTCCACACCTGAAAAACGATGTGGGGCTACAGGGTGAAGATGAACTTCCTAATGTCACGGGAAGATCACGATGACACCATGCATAGGCAAACAACAAGACGCGCAACACAACAAAATTAGTATGTGTTTCATCAAACGCCAAACAGACACTACCATTGGCCCGAACAACGCCACGCCGTCTGGAGGATGGCTCGGCTTGAGAGCTGAAGAAGGGCGCGGCAAGCCGCGATACCGCCTCGTGTAGGCGCAAGCAGCCTTAGAAGCGAGGATACCCGAATGAGACTTCTCACCAGCAATGGTGCTCCTTTATGGAGCGGGAACCCCCCGAACGGAAGCATCTTAGTAGGGGGAGGAAAAGAAACCAACACGGGATTCCCCTAGTAGCAGCGAGCGAAACGGGAACAGTCCAAACCGAATCCCATGCCGAAAGACATGGGAGATGTAGGGTAAAGGGTCTAGCTTTCTCTTCGTTGGTTAAGTTGAAATGGCTTGAAAAGACCTGCCATAGAGGGTGATAGCCCCGTAAACGTAAGCCATCATGAGTTATAGCTGGAGTCCCAGACTACCGTACCTTGGCTTAGGTGCGGAAAGTTGGAAGCCACCAACTTCCAAGACTAAATACATCTCAAGACCGATAGTGCACTAGTACGGTGACGGAAAACTGAAAAGTACCCCGAAATGGGGGTGAAAAGTGCCTGAAACCAGACGGTTACAGACGTGTGTGGTCCGGAAGAGTAACCCACTCAAAGGAAACCAATGTGAATTGGCAGTACGAGGGTGGCCAATCAGGATTACACGTTCCGTCTAGAAACACGGGCCGGGGAGTTTGTAGTTATGGCAAGCCTAAGGACTATAAGTCCGTAAGCAAAGGGAAA belongs to Candidatus Bathyarchaeota archaeon and includes:
- the hypF gene encoding carbamoyltransferase HypF; this encodes MRLKLNVTGIVQGVGFRPFVYRLAVSYGLAGYVQNRGDAGVEILLEGNPQDIENFTRDLTQKKPPLAQIHHINQTPLTGENQHSKFTIIHSSQTAELLGSVIPPDIAICNPCLKELRDPKNPRYDYFFITCTDCGPRFTIIEHLPYDRENTTMREFPMCGFCKSEFDDPANRRFHAQTVACPTCGPKVYLTKNNGELIQTIDPIREAGSLLSEDKILAVKGYGGFHIASSTVLEEPLLRLRAAKHRREKPFAVMARSLEAALRFAEAGSKEQNLLQSPERPIVLLNKSTGYNLSGLVAPHLHNIGVMLPYTGLHYMLFDHVADEAFVMTSANPPNQPIVKDNEEALKILGGTVDYFLFHNRQIAHRCDDSVMCAHGTRQVFLRRSRGYAPAPIRLKRKALRCVEGLGGELNNTSCILYEDKAFISQHIGDVENVETRQFLKEATQHLTQLTNTTPTAVACDLHPKFITTQTAKEIAETQSIPLIQVQHHHAHAAALLAEHDLDEVVSVVCDGYGYGSDGGAWGGEVLFCTLGSREFERVGNLEAQPLLGGDLASRYPVRVAAGVLSKIPEVNLDSWLSQNSQHLPHGKTEAQLILNQLKNGAETVQTTSCGRILDAVAALLGVCYARSYEGEPAMKLESVALGGKDVLKLKSVFRDGVLETTPLMRTIFEGMGRFSVADLAYSTHAYIAQGLGMLAVEQAQEKGVKVVGFSGGAACNQLLAEMMRATVESAGLAFVVHEAVPAGDGGVAFGQAVVAGFSIF
- a CDS encoding HypC/HybG/HupF family hydrogenase formation chaperone, with product MCLAIPAHIMSVDGSKAKVDFGQGVLREVNLSLVDAKVGDYVLVHAGYAIQVLEEQEALETLKLWRDLLESTGEAPQQ
- the hypD gene encoding hydrogenase formation protein HypD; the protein is MAENLRFRDPQLAQTIAQKIKALAPKTKTPKLKICHVCGTHEWTITHFGLRSLLPANIEVIAGPGCPVCIVPAAEIDEAVQLAQQGKVITCFGDVLRVPGSQMSLLEAKAQGADVRIVYAVSDAIEMARREPDKEFVFSAVGFETTAPATAVEALGGLPHNFSFLVSHRLIPPAMELLLGVEGLEIGGFIAPGHVSAIIGLAPYERFPKEYGMPTVVAGFEPLDVLMAVYMITKQHVEGKPKLENEYPRVVKPEGNPKALALMEKAFKVTAGNWRGIGRLENSAYQLREFLKEFDAREKFNIHIEQGKDSQTGCQCHRVIIGKIQPNQCPLFLKSCTPANPVGACMVSSEGTCRVWAKNAATQS
- the hypE gene encoding hydrogenase expression/formation protein HypE; the protein is MSKSDKITMLHGAGGTVMHDLVKNYVVKAFGGLDNDAEVPLEAMDDAAVVGDIVLKSDSHAVKPIFFPGGDIGRLAISGTVNDISCMGAQPYALACGFVLEEGLSLVDLEKILESMRQTCIEAGVSIVTGDTKVVEKGSLGGLVMNLSGIGRRTPALESNMQTVKKYRNLTSRWTIDSNLAEGDKIIILGTIGDHGLAVLSAQQGLSFGSEIKSDVKPLNKMVQRLLGEVGGVVSIKDATRGGLADALNEWAEKSKIGILVQEDKIPIREDVQTACEMLGLDPMEVGNEGKMIIGVVPEKAQEALEFLKSTPEGKDAQIIGEATKEFRGVAMQTQVGGKRIIARPVGDPIPRIC